AGCCGCACTTTGTAATTCGGTTTGACCGTTGCGCCATTCACTTTAATATGGCCATCTTTGACCCAATTGCTAATTTGTGAACGCGACCATTCTTCGTCGATAGCCGAAATAACTTTGTCGATTCGCTCGCCTTTTTGTTCTTCTGTAATGTGTATCGTCAATTCTTCCATTAAGACACCTTTTTCTTTTGTTGTTTTTCATCCATGATCACATAAATGACCATTAAGACGACACCAATGGTCAATGCGGCATCGGCCACATTGAAGATCGGAAAATCATAATTGATTACTGGAATCAGCACATCGACAAAATCGACGACTTCACCACGGTACATCCGGTCGATGAAATTACCGATGGCGCCCCCCAACAGCATCATTAGCGCCAGCTGAAACAGCGGCTGCCCTTTTGCATGCTTATGGAAATAATAGAGGATCGCTGCGATGACTATGACAGTGATGATAGCAAATAGCCACATTTGTCCTTCCAACATTCCCCAGGCCGCGCCGCGATTGCGGTGGGACAGCCAACCGAGAAACGGTTCGAGTACTGGAATTCGTTCACCGAGTTCCATGTTTTTAACGACCAGCCATTTGGTCCATTGATCCAACGCGATAATAAGTAGCGCAATCCCATAATAAATCACTTGTATTTCCTCCGTCATTCATCAGTCTATTCATTTTAACACAGAGCGGGCGAAAAAAGAAAAAAGTCCGAAAACCGGATAACCGGTTTTCGGACCGTTCAAACTTAAGCGTATTCGATTTCGACTACTTCCGCACAGCGCGGGCATAGTTCAGGGTGTGCTGCTGATTCGCCAACATGTTTGGAAATCGTCCAGCAACGACCGCATTTCTCGCCTTGCGCTTTTTCGACAACGACCGACACTTCATCGAGCGTTAAAGCATTTTCCGGCGCTTGTTCTTTCGCGCCTCCGAATTCGTATTCGGAAACGATGAACAACTGCGCCAGATTCGAATCGATCGCTGGCAATAAGTTTGCCAATTCTTCACTTGCATAGACCGTTACTTTCGCTTCCAGCGATTTCCCGATTGTTTTCGCTGCACGTGCTTCTTCCAAAGCTTTCAAGACATCGTCGCGGACGTCCATGAAGCGGCTCCACTTCTCTTCTAGGTCCTTGAATTCAGGACGTTCTGCGGCTTCTGGGAAGTCCGTCAACTGAACGCTTTCTTCTGAAGCGGATTCTAGGTAGGACCACATTTCATCTGCCGTATGCGGGATGATCGGCGATGCAAGTTTCACAAGTGCCATCAAGCTATCGTGCATGACCGTTTGCATCGCACGGCGATGCGGATGATCGGCACGTTCGATATAGACAACATCTTTTGCGACATCCAAGTAGAACGAGCTGAGATCATTCGCGCAATAGCTGTTTAATGCCAAGTAAACTGACGAAAATTCATAATTCTCATAGCCTTTTTTAGCTGTATCAATCAATTTATTCAATTTCATGACCATATACTGATCCATCTCGCGCATATCTTCAAATGCCACGCGGTTTGTGGATTCATCAAAATCAGCCAAGTTGCCGTGAAGGAATTTTAATGTATTGCGGATCTTGCGGTACACTTCAGATACTTGCTTGAAGTTGTCATCCGATACACGCACATCTGCTGTATAGTCGACAGACGACACCCAAAGGCGCAGGATGTCCGCTCCCATTTGGTTCATCACTTTCGCTGGCACGATCGTATTGCCGAGCGATTTACTCATTTTGCGGCCATTGCCATCTAGTGTAAAGCCGTGGCTCAAGACGCCTTTATACGGTGCGATGCCATTAATCGCGACGCTCGTTGTAAGGGATGAGTTGAACCAGCCTCGGTATTGGTCAGAGCCTTCGAGGTAAAGGTCTGCCGGATATTGCAAGTCTTCACGCTCATCAAGCACTGCCTGATGGGAAGAACCAGAATCGAACCACACGTCCATGATGTCCATTTCTTTCGTGAAGATGCCGTTCGGGCTGCTCGGATGCGTAAAGCCTGCTGGCAATAATTCTGCCGTCGTGCGCTCGAACCAGATGTTTGATCCGTGTTCACGGAACAAGTCTGCGATATGGGCAATCGTTTCTTCCGTGATAACCGGATCGCCATTTTCTGCATAGAATACAGGAATCGGGACGCCCCACACGCGCTGGCGGGAAATGTTCCAGTCTCCGCGGTCACGCAGCATATTGTACAGGCGGGTTTCGCCCCATGCCGGCGTGAATTCCGTTTCATCGATTGCTTTTAGAATCTGATCGCGGAATGCATCGATTGATACGAACCATTGCGCTGTTGCACGGTAGATGACCGGCTTTTTCGTGCGCCAGTCGTGTGGATAAGAATGCGTGATGAACGACAAGCCTTCAAGTGCGCTCGCTTCATCGAGTGCTTCGGTGATCGATTTGTTGGCTTTGTCATAAAATTCTCCCGCGAATCCAGGTGCTTCGTCTGTCATGACGCCGCGCTCATCAACTGGGCAGAGAACATCCAAACCGTATTTTTTGCCGATCAAAAAATCATCTTCCCCGTGTCCAGGAGCGGTATGGACGCAACCTGTACCAGAGTCGGTCGTGACGTGTTCGCCGAGCATAACGAGCGATGTGCGATCGTACAATGGGTGTTTCGCCTGGATATGCTCCAGTTCTTGGCCTTTTACTGTGCGGACGACTTCGTACTCTGTCCAGTCCAGTTCTTTCGCCACTTCTTCGAGTAAGTCTTTAGCGACGACGAATTTCGAACCGCCATGCGCGACTTCTACGTAATCCAAATCTGCATGTACAGAAATTCCAAGGTTCGCCGGGATCGTCCAAGGCGTCGTTGTCCAGATGACCAACTTGACGCCTTCATCCAATACGTCTTTTCCGTCAGTAACTGGGAATGACACATAAATCGATGGTGATTTTTTATCGTGATACTCGATCTCCGCCTCGGCAAGTGAAGATTCACTAGACGGGGACCAGTAGACCGGCTTCAAACCTTTATAGATATAGCCTTTGTTCGCCATTTTACCGAATACTTCGATTTGGCGTGCTTCGTAAGAAGGTTTCAACGTGACGTATGGGTTTTCCCAA
This is a stretch of genomic DNA from Planococcus maritimus. It encodes these proteins:
- the lspA gene encoding signal peptidase II, which codes for MTEEIQVIYYGIALLIIALDQWTKWLVVKNMELGERIPVLEPFLGWLSHRNRGAAWGMLEGQMWLFAIITVIVIAAILYYFHKHAKGQPLFQLALMMLLGGAIGNFIDRMYRGEVVDFVDVLIPVINYDFPIFNVADAALTIGVVLMVIYVIMDEKQQKKKVS
- the ileS gene encoding isoleucine--tRNA ligase, with the translated sequence MDYKDTLLMPKTEFPMRGNLPNREPEMQKKWEELDIYKKVQDRTKDRPFFVLHDGPPYANGDLHMGHALNKVLKDMIVRSRSMMGFHAPYVPGWDTHGLPIEQALTNKGVNRKELSLAEFRKLCEEYAYEQIDSQRSQFKRIGVRGDWENPYVTLKPSYEARQIEVFGKMANKGYIYKGLKPVYWSPSSESSLAEAEIEYHDKKSPSIYVSFPVTDGKDVLDEGVKLVIWTTTPWTIPANLGISVHADLDYVEVAHGGSKFVVAKDLLEEVAKELDWTEYEVVRTVKGQELEHIQAKHPLYDRTSLVMLGEHVTTDSGTGCVHTAPGHGEDDFLIGKKYGLDVLCPVDERGVMTDEAPGFAGEFYDKANKSITEALDEASALEGLSFITHSYPHDWRTKKPVIYRATAQWFVSIDAFRDQILKAIDETEFTPAWGETRLYNMLRDRGDWNISRQRVWGVPIPVFYAENGDPVITEETIAHIADLFREHGSNIWFERTTAELLPAGFTHPSSPNGIFTKEMDIMDVWFDSGSSHQAVLDEREDLQYPADLYLEGSDQYRGWFNSSLTTSVAINGIAPYKGVLSHGFTLDGNGRKMSKSLGNTIVPAKVMNQMGADILRLWVSSVDYTADVRVSDDNFKQVSEVYRKIRNTLKFLHGNLADFDESTNRVAFEDMREMDQYMVMKLNKLIDTAKKGYENYEFSSVYLALNSYCANDLSSFYLDVAKDVVYIERADHPHRRAMQTVMHDSLMALVKLASPIIPHTADEMWSYLESASEESVQLTDFPEAAERPEFKDLEEKWSRFMDVRDDVLKALEEARAAKTIGKSLEAKVTVYASEELANLLPAIDSNLAQLFIVSEYEFGGAKEQAPENALTLDEVSVVVEKAQGEKCGRCWTISKHVGESAAHPELCPRCAEVVEIEYA